A window of the Gossypium hirsutum isolate 1008001.06 chromosome A05, Gossypium_hirsutum_v2.1, whole genome shotgun sequence genome harbors these coding sequences:
- the LOC107958696 gene encoding probable protein phosphatase 2C 27: MCVEDIEQVSQEMEDLDDGSTNKKPWPLLSRGDFLSTQMENWVHKDSPFPLAVVAGSNRLESISEETVATDKKHDLLTNFIPTLRSGEWSDIGGRPYMEDTHVCIADLAKNFGRNLMSEDTVSFYGVFDGHGGKDASQFVRDHLPRVIVEDADFPLDIEKAVTRSFMETDAAFAKSCSLESALASGTTALTAMIFGRSLLVANAGDSRAVLSRCGTAIEMSKDHRPCCMKERRRIESLGGFIDDGYLNGQLGVTRALGNWHLEGMKEMGERIGPLSAEPELKMITLTKEDEFLIIGSDGIWDVFTSQNAVDFTRRRLQEHNDVKLCCREMVGEAIKRGATDNLTVVLVSFHLEPPLPSIIQRARFRRSISAEGLQSLKCLLEG; encoded by the exons ATGTGTGTTGAAGATATAGAACAGGTCAGCCAAGAAATGGAGGACCTTGATGATGGCAGTACCAACAAAAAGCCTTGGCCTTTACTTTCTAGGGGTGATTTCTTGAGTACCCAGATGGAGAATTGGGTTCACAAAGACTCTCCCTTTCCACTGGCCGTGGTAGCTGGCAGCAATAGA CTGGAAAGTATTTCTGAGGAAACAGTTGCCACAGACAAAAAACATGACCTGTTGACAAATTTTATTCCCACTCTTCGGTCGGGAGAGTGGTCTGACATTGGTGGTCGTCCTTATATGGAGGATACTCATGTATGCATTGCAGACTTGGCTAAGAATTTTGGTCGAAATTTAATGAGTGAAGATACTGTTTCCTTCTATGGT GTTTTTGATGGGCACGGGGGCAAGGATGCATCTCAATTTGTCCGTGATCATTTGCCTAGAGTTATTGTTGAGGATGCTGATTTTCCCTTAGATATAGAGAAAGCAGTCACCAGGTCATTCATGGAGACGGATGCTGCATTTGCAAAGTCATGCTCTCTCGAGTCTGCTCTGGCTTCTGGCACTACTGCTCTCACTGCTATGATATTTGGGAG GTCATTACTTGTTGCAAATGCTGGGGATTCTAGGGCTGTACTATCACGGTGCGGAACAGCTATAGAGATGTCAAAGGATCATAGGCCCTGTTGCATGAAAGAAAGGAGACGAATTGAGTCTCTGGGTGGATTCATTGATGATGGTTATCTTAACGGTCAACTAGGTGTCACTCGGGCATTAGGCAATTGGCACCTTGAAGGCATGAAAGAAATGGGCGAGAGAATTGGACCCCTAAGTGCTGAACCAGAACTCAAAATGATAACATTGACCAAGGAAGATGAGTTTTTGATCATCGGGAGTGATGGAATATGGGATGTTTTTACCAGCCAAAATGCCGTAGATTTCACAAGGAGGCGACTCCAAGAGCACAATGATGTCAAGTTATGCTGCAGAGAAATGGTTGGCGAAGCAATAAAACGAGGAGCAACAGACAATTTAACAGTTGTTTTAGTGAGTTTCCACTTGGAGCCACCTCTTCCTTCTATCATACAACGGGCAAGATTCAGGCGAAGCATTTCTGCCGAAGGGCTTCAAAGTCTCAAATGCCTCTTAGAAGGATAA
- the LOC107958697 gene encoding uncharacterized protein, whose amino-acid sequence MRPSCLEAVCFLVLFIFLYSVEGIRLEGSFRSSEHDLKLHEEALMKISNGVMGDVIFCKQGQCRGNSRKLLTATTTATTTASSTSSKSEDGGDYKKANPTTRVKSGNQENGEKQEKVSVSSPTSSEQQDQYADIMEIAEMDYSPAKRKPPIHN is encoded by the exons ATGAGGCCTTCCTGTTTAGAAGCAGTCTGTTTTCTGGTGTTGTTCATTTTCCTTTATAGCGTTGAAG GGATTCGATTGGAGGGAAGTTTTAGATCATCAGAACATGATCTTAAATTGCAT GAAGAAGCTTTGATGAAAATAAGCAATGGAGTTATGGGAGATGTCATTTTCTGCAAACAAGGGCAATGTAGAG GAAACAGTAGAAAACTTCTTACAGCAACTACTACTGCAACTACCACTGCATCTTCCACCAGTTCAAAG AGCGAAGATGGTGGAGACTATAAGAAAGCTAACCCTACTACAAGAGTCAAATCAGGAAACCAAGAAAATGGTGAAAAGCAAGAGAAAGTTTCTGTTAGTTCGCCGACAAGTTCCGAACAACAGGACCAATACGCGGACATTATGGAGATAGCTGAAATGGACTATTCACCAGCCAAGAGAAAACCTCCAATACACAACTAA
- the LOC107958698 gene encoding protein CHLORORESPIRATORY REDUCTION 6, chloroplastic yields MATALNPLLPLSPSLKHNINNPSSSPWISFKPISALMPNLPISHFTRQRGQFAPSVSFNPSGNFDLSLYGDEDDSSQAEPPMPPSEGRLEVIIDNDVIRRLDLSPFQSATGITSPLSAEPKEYLEKTIGFTINYTRDDPHDPRELSEFPDIRLWFVRLDAVYPWLPVLLDWRAGELARYAAMLVPHQMSMRMGVVFNPEALELFIMKKVFIVYSWLKQHGIPKPRLKTSDMGRMLGFGIGDELFDLIDQQPLD; encoded by the exons ATGGCTACTGCCCTTAATCCTTTACTTCCCCTTTCTCCTTCCCTCAAACACAACATCAACAATCCCTCTTCATCCCCATGGATTTCATTCAAACCCATCTCAGCTTTAATGCCTAATTTGCCTATTTCCCACTTCACTCGACAAAGAGGACAATTTGCACCCTCAGTTTCCTTCAATCCTTCTGGAAATTTTGACCTCTCCTTGTATGGTGATGAGGATG ATTCCTCTCAAGCAGAGCCTCCAATGCCTCCTAGTGAAGGTCGACTTGAAGTGATTATTGATAATGATGTTATACGGCGGCTTGATCTGTCCCCGTTTCAAAGTGCCACCGGAATTACTTCACCTTTATCAG CTGAACCAAAAGAGTATCTTGAAAAAACAATTGGATTTACAATAAATTATACCAGAGATGATCCACATGATCCAAGAGAATTGTCAGAATTTCCTGATATAAGGCTATGGTTTGTAAGGCTTGATGCTGTGTATCCATGGCTCCCTGTGTTGTTAGACTGGCGAGCTGGGGAATTAGCCCGTTATGCAGCCATGTTAGTCCCCCATCAG ATGAGTATGAGAATGGGGGTTGTATTTAATCCAGAGGCACTGGAATTGTTCATAATGAAGAAGGTGTTCATAGTATACTCATGGTTGAAACAGCATGGCATTCCAAAACCTCGACTGAAGACGAGTGACATGGGTAGGATGCTTGGGTTTGGGATTGGAGATGAACTTTTTGACTTGATTGATCAACAACCACTCGATTGA
- the LOC107958699 gene encoding uncharacterized methyltransferase At2g41040, chloroplastic isoform X2: MVADVSAANSIGILNTNRRAYYIALPKPPKFRINHISREAVSQPFHFPFSLMAIAPPSLRPLHKSLFPKYPSFSHDSPFRPSLLFSSKPFRLTVRASSAVALEQDLRTQGTQQNQKVETELFSCPVCYEPLIRKGPPGLNLDAIYRSGFKCKKCNKSFSSKDVFLDLTVTAGLRNYTEVKPVRTELFRSPLVSFLYERGWRQNFNLSGFPGADEEFRMAQEYFKPAEGGTLVDVSCGSGLFSRKFAKSGTYSGVIALDFSENMLRQCNDFIKQDASLLASNIALVRADVSRLPFSSGSIDAVHAGAALHCWPSPSNAVNISLS, encoded by the exons ATGGTTGCTGACGTTTCTGCCGCTAATTCCATAGGAATATTAAACACTAACCGACGAGCATATTACATAGCATTACCCAAACCTCCAAAGTTTCGCATAAACCACATTTCCAGAGAAGCAGTGAGTCAACCTTTCCACTTTCCCTTCTCTTTAATGGCGATTGCTCCACCCTCCCTTCGCCCTCTTCACAAATCTCTGTTCCCGAAATACCCTTCTTTTTCTCATGATTCTCCGTTTCGTCCTTCCCTCCTTTTTTCTTCTAAACCCTTCCGCCTCACTGTGCGGGCGAGCTCCGCTGTCGCTTTGGAACAG GATTTAAGAACTCAGGGTACTCAGCAGAATCAAAAAGTGGAAACTGAGTTGTTTTCTTGCCCTGTGTGCTATGAACCTCTGATCAGAAAAGGCCCTCCTGGTTTAAACTT GGATGCTATCTACCGGTCTGGATTCAAGTGTAAGAAATGCAACAAGTCATTCTCAAGTAAAGATGTATTTCTGGACCTGACTGTCACTGCTGGATTGAGAAACTACACTGAAGTCAAACCTGTTAGGACAGAGCTATTCCG GAGTCCTCTTGTATCGTTTCTCTATGAAAGAGGCTGGCGTCAAAATTTTAATCTCAGTGGCTTCCCTGGAGCTGATGAAGAG TTCAGAATGGCTCAGGAGTACTTTAAACCTGCAGAAGGTGGCACTTTAGTGGATGTTAGCTGTGGAAGTGGTTTGTTTTCCCGAAAATTTGCCAAATCAGGGACATATTCTGGTGTTATTGCACTCGATTTTTCTGAAAACATGCTCCGGCAATGTAATGATTTCATTAAGCAAGATGCATCTCTTTTAGCTAG CAATATTGCTCTTGTCAGGGCTGATGTTTCCAGGCTACCATTCTCGTCCGGTTCTATTGATGCTGTACATGCTGGTGCTGCCTTGCATTGCTGGCCATCTCCTTCCAATGCT GTCAACATCTCTCTGAGCTAA
- the LOC107958699 gene encoding uncharacterized methyltransferase At2g41040, chloroplastic isoform X1, with protein MVADVSAANSIGILNTNRRAYYIALPKPPKFRINHISREAVSQPFHFPFSLMAIAPPSLRPLHKSLFPKYPSFSHDSPFRPSLLFSSKPFRLTVRASSAVALEQDLRTQGTQQNQKVETELFSCPVCYEPLIRKGPPGLNLDAIYRSGFKCKKCNKSFSSKDVFLDLTVTAGLRNYTEVKPVRTELFRSPLVSFLYERGWRQNFNLSGFPGADEEFRMAQEYFKPAEGGTLVDVSCGSGLFSRKFAKSGTYSGVIALDFSENMLRQCNDFIKQDASLLASNIALVRADVSRLPFSSGSIDAVHAGAALHCWPSPSNAIAEISRILRSGGVFVGSTFLRYTSSTPWIIRPFRERVMQSYNYLTEEEIEEVCTNSGLTNFSKKVQRSFIMFSAQKP; from the exons ATGGTTGCTGACGTTTCTGCCGCTAATTCCATAGGAATATTAAACACTAACCGACGAGCATATTACATAGCATTACCCAAACCTCCAAAGTTTCGCATAAACCACATTTCCAGAGAAGCAGTGAGTCAACCTTTCCACTTTCCCTTCTCTTTAATGGCGATTGCTCCACCCTCCCTTCGCCCTCTTCACAAATCTCTGTTCCCGAAATACCCTTCTTTTTCTCATGATTCTCCGTTTCGTCCTTCCCTCCTTTTTTCTTCTAAACCCTTCCGCCTCACTGTGCGGGCGAGCTCCGCTGTCGCTTTGGAACAG GATTTAAGAACTCAGGGTACTCAGCAGAATCAAAAAGTGGAAACTGAGTTGTTTTCTTGCCCTGTGTGCTATGAACCTCTGATCAGAAAAGGCCCTCCTGGTTTAAACTT GGATGCTATCTACCGGTCTGGATTCAAGTGTAAGAAATGCAACAAGTCATTCTCAAGTAAAGATGTATTTCTGGACCTGACTGTCACTGCTGGATTGAGAAACTACACTGAAGTCAAACCTGTTAGGACAGAGCTATTCCG GAGTCCTCTTGTATCGTTTCTCTATGAAAGAGGCTGGCGTCAAAATTTTAATCTCAGTGGCTTCCCTGGAGCTGATGAAGAG TTCAGAATGGCTCAGGAGTACTTTAAACCTGCAGAAGGTGGCACTTTAGTGGATGTTAGCTGTGGAAGTGGTTTGTTTTCCCGAAAATTTGCCAAATCAGGGACATATTCTGGTGTTATTGCACTCGATTTTTCTGAAAACATGCTCCGGCAATGTAATGATTTCATTAAGCAAGATGCATCTCTTTTAGCTAG CAATATTGCTCTTGTCAGGGCTGATGTTTCCAGGCTACCATTCTCGTCCGGTTCTATTGATGCTGTACATGCTGGTGCTGCCTTGCATTGCTGGCCATCTCCTTCCAATGCT ATTGCTGAAATTAGTCGTATATTGAGAAGTGGTGGAGTCTTTGTTGGAAGCACTTTTCTTCGTTATACTTCTTCTACTCCGTGGATAATACGACCTTTCAGAGAG AGGGTTATGCAAAGTTATAACTACCTCACAGAGGAGGAGATAGAAGAGGTATGCACAAATTCAGGTCTTACCAACTTTTCGAAGAAGGTTCAGCGATCTTTCATAATGTTTTCAGCTCAGAAACCTTGA
- the LOC107961345 gene encoding protein RGF1 INDUCIBLE TRANSCRIPTION FACTOR 1, translating into MIMIMGIEKPAWLEGIYTQKFFVGCSYHETAKKNEKNVYCLDCCISICPHCISSHSFHRLLQVRRYVYHDVVRLEDLQKLIDCSNVQAYTINSAKVVFIKKRPQNRQFKGAGNYCTSCDRSLQEPFIHCSLGCKVDFVLKHYKDLSPFLKKCKKLTLSPDFLIPQDMGDDEITNGTPRSTIADGDEPIISWSSGSSGSDNMSMAYSCDEIVRKKRNGLYDQDMASSIMNRRKGIPHRSPLC; encoded by the exons ATGATTATGATCATG GGAATTGAAAAGCCTGCATGGTTAGAAGGCATCTACACCCAGAAATTCTTTGTAGGGTGTTCGTACCATGAAACTgcaaaaaagaatgaaaagaacgTATATTGTTTGGATTGTTGTATAAGTATTTGCCCTCATTGCATATCCTCACATAGTTTCCATAGGCTTCTTCAAGTTCGTCGCTATGTTTATCATGATGTTGTTAGATTGGAAGATCTTCAAAAGCTTATAGATTGCTCCAATGTTCAG GCTTATACTATAAACAGTGCAAAAGTGGTGTTCATCAAAAAAAGACCTCAAAATAGACAATTTAAAGGAGCTGGAAACTACTGTACTTCTTGTGACAGAAGTCTTCAAGAACCATTCATTCATTGCTCTTTGGGGTGCAAG GTGGATTTTGTGTTGAAACACTACAAAGACTTGTCTCCATTCTtaaagaaatgcaagaaattaacaCTTAGCCCAGATTTCCTTATCCCACAAGACATGGGAGACGATGAAATAACAAACGGGACACCACGTTCAACAATAGCAGACGGTGATGAACCGATTATAAGCTGGTCTTCAGGGTCATCAGGTTCCGACAACATGAGCATGGCATACAGTTGTGATGAGATTGTAAGGAAGAAGAGAAATGGGTTATATGATCAAGACATGGCTAGTAGCATCATGAATAGAAGGAAAGGCATTCCCCATAGATCTCCACTATGTTAA